From Phaeodactylum tricornutum CCAP 1055/1 chromosome 23, whole genome shotgun sequence, one genomic window encodes:
- a CDS encoding predicted protein, with translation MCISTLRKNRAAEISLGSSLVTDDVKNAPHSASSTTVPRNASKRTKHPHIIVQHNYHDHAHDAAPLIQEVPAEDCAARGGVGTPFPLKLHEMLQNVVQDGYAHIVSWQPHGRCFVVHKPELFKQLLPKYFKLSKIASFQRQLNLYGFQRLTRGLDKGGYYHELFLRHRVFLAPRIQRVKVKGTGVRARSNPNQEPEFWDMPWVAEESTTEAPAAVSSESSVVSQESGHERSHAEYNYPKMEMIQSSIYAPSAPSPVSSYEETVSSMEADLILSGWGKPFHYLVHPMDAATSNTMTISDLPMPETDFEFDELLTEIFEEDDDCAFADLLERIIA, from the coding sequence ATGTGTATCTCCACACTCCGCAAGAATAGAGCTGCGGAGATCTCTTTAGGATCTTCGCTTGTAACCGACGATGTCAAGAATGCCCCGCATTCGGCGTCATCGACGACAGTGCCACGCAACGCTTCGAAACGTACCAAACATCCGCACATCATCGTGCAGCACAACTACCATGATCACGCTCACGACGCCGCTCCACTGATCCAGGAAGTCCCTGCCGAGGACTGTGCGGCTCGAGGTGGTGTGGGAACTCCTTTTCCACTCAAGCTGCACGAAATGCTTCAAAATGTCGTACAAGACGGCTACGCTCACATTGTATCGTGGCAGCCTCACGGACGCTGCTTTGTCGTTCACAAACCGGAACTCTTCAAGCAGCTTCTGCCCAAATACTTTAAACTGTCCAAGATCGCTTCGTTTCAACGACAGCTCAACCTGTACGGCTTTCAACGTCTCACTCGTGGCCTGGACAAGGGCGGCTACTACCACGAACTATTCCTACGGCACCGGGTCTTTTTGGCTCCCCGTATCCAACGCGTCAAAGTCAAGGGCACCGGTGTGCGGGCACGCTCCAACCCCAACCAAGAACCAGAATTCTGGGATATGCCATGGGTTGCGGAAGAGTCCACAACGGAAGCTCCGGCAGCCGTTTCGAGCGAATCCTCGGTCGTGAGCCAAGAAAGCGGCCATGAACGGTCACACGCTGAATACAACTACCCTAAGATGGAGATGATTCAGTCATCTATCTACGCTCCATCAGCGCCTTCGCCTGTATCGAGCTATGAAGAGACCGTGTCTAGTATGGAGGCTGACTTGATACTATCGGGCTGGGGAAAGCCCTTTCATTATCTGGTTCACCCAATGGACGCAGCCACTTCCAACACAATGACTATTTCCGACCTACCAATGCCGGAAACAGACTTTGAGTTTGACGAACTCCTCACCGAAATCTTCGAAGAGGATGATGACTGCGCCTTTGCGGATCTGCTGGAACGAATCATTGCGTAA
- a CDS encoding predicted protein: MTSASSASGTSTDAVRRTRAVAFGRNYFHAVGGTQKEVDIDEEGSAVELYQWEQPPWNGENIDDQRITQVACSSQSTLFLTATGKVYQTGTLHGVVYKTPVPVTIPIPRKCVEIAAGRHFCLGRMEGGLAVVSWGAGHFGQLGLGHAEGNSQITFTPYPIVMQRLLPRVIGSPVLQVACGSWHGLALSASGRVWAWGSNRTQQCGRKPTLTAGSNHAPTVLVPLPVPLEVMATQIAAGRSHSVAIARDQVYCWGSTAHGQCGNSARRGGVTAPRLVEGLANLTVEHVAANGNHTLALTNGGRVFAWGSNAEGQLGTGPACAAQPKPRHVGDVDFVAIEAGKEWKANKFAEVSASALSSVPRIASVYAGASYSAAVSTSGHVYTWGSNDVGQAGLATPLHVPMKENPIHVATAKTSTIRDLNVATFDSRHDVLLPQRVDAARNLFVRNVACGPNHMWCIGEERTTFETEMMVGTTLYKAQEERRKRSLQRARNALQGRSSPIHYATMGEDDTKMATVTEDKTLTFICSEMAALPVENLTLLSESANVVDPPLPKATLGDGKMDALVVKDAVNASTSTITTTPAETFSPKNAIAEISASNAPKEEQTNGMAAAQLPTRRPNMMKRLSWHVRKKLGGNSRKSLHGF; encoded by the coding sequence ATGACGAGCGCGTCTTCGGCATCCGGAACCTCCACCGACGCCGTGCGCCGAACCCGCGCCGTGGCGTTCGGAAGGAACTACTTTCATGCCGTCGGTGGAACCCAAAAAGAAGTCGATATCGACGAGGAAGGCAGTGCCGTTGAGCTCTATCAGTGGGAACAACCTCCCTGGAATGGCGAAAATATAGATGATCAACGAATAACACAAGTAGCCTGCTCTTCGCAATCTACACTCTTCTTAACGGCCACTGGCAAGGTCTACCAAACCGGGACACTGCACGGAGTCGTGTACAAAACTCCCGTCCCAGTGACGATTCCGATTCCCCGCAAATGCGTAGAAATTGCGGCGGGGCGACACTTTTGTTTGGGTCGTATGGAAGGCGGACTCGCGGTGGTCAGTTGGGGCGCTGGCCATTTTGGACAGCTCGGACTCGGTCACGCGGAAGGCAACAGCCAGATTACCTTTACTCCGTACCCGATTGTCATGCAACGCTTACTCCCGCGGGTAATCGGTAGCCCCGTCCTCCAAGTTGCCTGCGGGAGTTGGCACGGTCTAGCCCTCTCCGCCTCGGGTCGCGTCTGGGCGTGGGGTTCCAACCGAACCCAGCAATGCGGGCGCAAACCAACGCTCACTGCCGGATCCAATCACGCACCCACCGTTCTGGTGCCACTACCGGTACCACTCGAAGTCATGGCGACACAAATCGCCGCGGGTCGGTCGCATTCCGTGGCCATTGCCCGAGATCAAGTCTACTGCTGGGGAAGTACCGCGCACGGTCAGTGTGGCAACTCCGCCCGCCGCGGTGGAGTCACCGCTCCACGTCTCGTTGAAGGACTCGCCAATCTGACGGTAGAACACGTTGCTGCCAACGGCAATCATACCTTGGCGCTGACGAACGGAGGGCGCGTCTTTGCGTGGGGGTCCAACGCGGAAGGACAGCTGGGAACGGGCCCGGCGTGTGCGGCGCAACCCAAACCCCGCCACGTTGGTGACGTTGATTTTGTGGCCATTGAAGCAGGGAAAGAATGGAAGGCCAACAAGTTTGCGGAGGTGTCGGCGAGCGCGCTTTCCAGCGTGCCACGGATTGCCTCCGTATACGCTGGGGCGTCTTACTCGGCCGCTGTGAGTACGTCGGGACACGTCTACACGTGGGGATCGAACGATGTGGGACAAGCCGGTCTAGCAACACCGCTGCACGTTCCCATGAAGGAGAATCCCATTCACGTGGCTACCGCAAAAACGTCGACAATTCGCGATTTGAATGTGGCCACGTTTGATTCCCGACACGACGTCCTGTTACCACAAAGGGTGGATGCCGCACGGAACTTGTTCGTGCGAAATGTGGCCTGCGGACCGAATCACATGTGGTGTATAGGAGAAGAACGAACAACTTTCGAAACCGAAATGATGGTGGGCACTACGCTATACAAAGCCCAAGAAGAGCGACGGAAACGCAGTCTCCAACGAGCGCGTAACGCCCTACAGGGAAGGTCATCGCCGATTCACTACGCTACAATGGGAGAAGACGATACAAAAATGGCGACAGTCACGGAAGACAAAACTCTCACCTTCATATGTAGCGAAATGGCTGCATTGCCCGTGGAAAATTTGACTCTACTTTCGGAAAGCGCAAATGTGGTTGACCCGCCTCTGCCAAAAGCGACTCTCGGTGATGGAAAAATGGATGCTCTAGTGGTGAAGGACGCTGTCAACGCATCAACAAGTACCATTACAACAACACCAGCCGAGACGTTTTCGCCGAAAAATGCCATTGCTGAAATCTCAGCAAGCAATGCTCCCAAGGAAGAACAAACAAATGGCATGGCAGCCGCCCAACTACCGACGCGACGGCCCAACATGATGAAACGGCTCTCGTGGCACGTCCGCAAAAAGCTAGGAGGCAACTCTCGCAAATCGCTCCATGGTTTCTGA
- a CDS encoding predicted protein: MASQLIWQRWEKRALYVTDELQKAKNVEAKDRARRTNERSQLLKVLGGRQSEWRTKRLGFQSSQAPSLAVYREICKTVFVEAGIFVPAFAQNQQAHLCRHIHWMTAEDNQLTYLKRDCLDLAHSLEKTVRILREECTEIEIRYLNRIFLIEREIRELQSKLSEYPLIDASRYGCDKRECDRAAPACVHSGVTLETLSLHGSSCSSLRTDMSSSDEDSD; encoded by the coding sequence ATGGCGTCGCAATTGATATGGCAGCGTTGGGAAAAGCGAGCGTTGTACGTCACCGATGAGCTCCAGAAGGCGAAAAACGTGGAGGCAAAAGACCGCGCTCGCCGTACGAATGAACGCAGCCAGCTGTTGAAAGTCCTGGGGGGTCGTCAATCGGAGTGGCGAACGAAACGATTGGGATTTCAGTCGAGCCAGGCACCATCTCTTGCGGTGTACAGAGAAATATGCAAGACTGTCTTCGTCGAAGCAGGTATATTTGTACCCGCATTTGCGCAGAATCAACAGGCACACTTGTGTCGACACATCCATTGGATGACGGCAGAAGACAACCAGTTAACGTATCTGAAACGAGACTGTCTCGACTTGGCCCATTCGTTGGAAAAGACTGTCCGAATTCTTCGAGAGGAGTGCACAGAGATTGAGATTCGCTACTTGAATCGAATATTTCTGATTGAGCGGGAAATTCGTGAATTGCAGTCGAAGCTCAGCGAGTACCCGTTGATTGACGCGTCTCGGTACGGTTGTGACAAGAGAGAGTGTGACCGCGCTGCTCCCGCCTGTGTGCATTCGGGCGTAACACTCGAGACTTTGAGTCTCCACGGTAGCAGCTGTTCGTCGTTGCGTACGGATATGTCGTCCAGCGACGAGGACTCGGATTGA
- a CDS encoding predicted protein, whose translation MIFSRSTALLPLASCLWLAHYAPSFVTVRAYSTGAHPTVRLNTKLPPRLSDEDRMWRAPSATEILPLTQSQSSSLSSTDLETWRFPANGDTVAKQRVGKSVTSAPIWAPNDRIWRFPQASVLLQNTPTTPRGMPDGLQPVDLVWRFPNPTLTRQTKQVGSYKAKERLWKTPALDSVLQEHSGYLQSIQRSLTATNNSPWKRNDLFLPNERIWSTPRPSQIRTHSQYSAPFPHQERLRRQPTEAEIRPDAVLATLDWEPSERAWTSPLPAHVTTAIARDEDDWTPNVPTYRAMEKRLPAVGTMRRVGNTMPKAFSDADKMWRRPQPQHVESFLRNHLEIVHATPTSKDKETDPHLQEQLWEWA comes from the coding sequence ATGATATTCTCACGATCGACTGCCCTACTACCACTGGCTTCCTGCCTGTGGCTGGCACACTATGCTCCCTCGTTCGTCACGGTCCGAGCATACTCGACTGGTGCTCATCCTACCGTACGCCTCAATACGAAATTGCCGCCTCGTCTATCGGATGAGGATCGTATGTGGCGGGCTCCTAGTGCCACGGAGATTCTCCCTTTGACGCAATCGCAATCGAGTTCCCTCTCGTCCACTGACTTGGAAACGTGGAGATTCCCTGCCAACGGCGATACTGTCGCTAAGCAACGAGTCGGCAAGTCAGTGACGTCTGCCCCCATCTGGGCCCCGAACGATCGAATTTGGCGTTTTCCACAAGCCTCAGTGCTTTTGCAAAACACACCAACGACACCTCGCGGAATGCCGGATGGGTTGCAGCCGGTGGATCTCGTCTGGCGCTTTCCCAATCCAACCCTAACCCGTCAGACGAAACAGGTGGGGTCGTACAAAGCGAAGGAACGTCTGTGGAAGACGCCTGCTCTCGATTCTGTCCTGCAGGAACATTCTGGATACCTCCAGTCGATTCAAAGGTCGTTGACGGCTACCAATAACAGCCCGTGGAAGCGTAACGACTTGTTCCTACCCAACGAACGTATCTGGAGTACACCTCGTCCCTCTCAGATCCGAACGCATTCGCAGTATTCGGCCCCCTTTCCCCATCAAGAGCGTCTTCGGCGCCAACCCACGGAAGCCGAAATTCGACCAGACGCGGTTCTTGCAACGCTCGATTGGGAACCCTCCGAACGAGCCTGGACCTCGCCTTTGCCAGCCCATGTGACCACGGCGATTGCTCgggacgaagacgactggACACCGAATGTTCCCACGTACCGTGCTATGGAAAAACGTTTGCCGGCCGTGGGAACAATGCGCCGAGTTGGAAATACAATGCCgaaagctttttccgacgCGGATAAAATGTGGCGGCGTCCTCAACCCCAACACGTCGAATCGTTTCTCCGCAATCATCTCGAAATCGTGCACGCCACCCCCACGAGCAAAGATAAAGAGACTGACCCCCACTTACAGGAACAGCTTTGGGAATGGGCCTAA
- the HSF2 gene encoding DNA-binding heat shock factor (transcriptional activator of heat shock genes, located in cytosol/nucleus), whose amino-acid sequence MTYASPNNVVSASSDRDSSNDECSKTTDRPRRRKRKARNHYGECESTDTGHRRVYVNHNYHDYAGCPNRVLNEVYTLESIEARKSRGGTSTPFPKVLHRMLDQAEVDGFSEIVSWQPHGRAFLVHDQARFVAEVMPRFFRQTRFSSFQRQLSLYGFLRLTRKGADHNAYYHELCLRGMPELLAQMQRTRIKGYWVRQSSSPESEPDFYSMPTVEESIENRPLQSDSTQALSSGNIIIDGNDSLEPIPVNPVSNLGVSRAPSFGKLEPGQFAAYGGCMKLPPMPPLRDGPLWSSAAYLKEFPVDEDMSISIDAFIDSIAPHASNPSDTAVLEPLPAYSSTSDMREDLVNFLSNVDLSSEDGDNSEFYRNEEHLERLHSSKQAQNGMEM is encoded by the coding sequence ATGACTTACGCATCTCCCAATAATGTTGTCTCTGCTTCGAGTGATCGAGACAGTAGCAATGATGAATGCTCGAAAACTACTGACCGACCCAGAAGACGCAAACGGAAAGCTCGAAATCATTATGGAGAATGTGAATCTACAGATACTGGACACAGGAGGGTTTACGTCAACCATAACTATCATGATTACGCCGGTTGCCCCAATCGAGTCCTCAACGAAGTTTATACACTTGAATCTATCGAGGCTAGAAAAAGCAGGGGCGGCACCAGCACTCCTTTCCCGAAAGTATTGCATCGGATGCTGGATCAAGCTGAGGTGGATGGTTTTAGTGAAATTGTGTCGTGGCAACCTCACGGACGTGCATTTTTAGTGCACGACCAGGCTCGGTTCGTTGCGGAAGTCATGCCACGTTTCTTTCGCCAGACGCGGTTCTCATCCTTCCAGCGCCAATTGAGTCTCTACGGCTTTTTGCGTTTGACCCGTAAAGGAGCCGACCACAACGCATACTACCATGAGCTCTGTCTACGAGGTATGCCTGAGTTGCTCGCCCAGATGCAGCGCACCCGTATCAAGGGATACTGGGTGCGGCAGTCCTCCTCTCCGGAAAGTGAGCCAGACTTTTACAGCATGCCGACCGTCGAAGAATCTATTGAAAACCGACCTCTTCAATCCGACAGTACTCAAGCACTTTCAAGTGGCAATATTATTATTGATGGTAATGATTCCCTTGAGCCCATTCCGGTAAACCCGGTTTCCAACTTGGGCGTATCCAGAGCGCCTAGTTTTGGTAAGCTCGAACCAGGCCAATTCGCTGCTTATGGCGGTTGTATGAAACTACCTCCAATGCCGCCCCTTCGGGATGGTCCTCTCTGGTCATCAGCTGCATACTTGAAAGAATTCCCTGTGGACGAAGATATGTCAATCAGTATCGATGCATTTATTGACTCCATTGCTCCACATGCGTCGAATCCGTCCGACACTGCTGTTCTAGAACCGCTACCAGCCTACTCTTCTACCAGTGACATGAGAGAAGATCTAGTCAACTTTTTGTCGAATGTCGACCTTAGCTCAGAAGACGGAGACAACAGCGAATTTTACCGGAATGAAGAACATTTGGAGAGGTTGCACAGCAGCAAGCAAGCACAAAATGGGATGGAAATGTGA